From Phaeodactylum tricornutum CCAP 1055/1 chromosome 23, whole genome shotgun sequence, one genomic window encodes:
- a CDS encoding predicted protein: MLRNEEKRPKHEMVHRELRSNQPFNRSLYCLSMPSLAVFLIIAMIIQMNFIRYIFLGILRAAPSESEHFSLPLQVSTPPITSVWPAKATGSTVIAFDANETKSTALRVFSSHNSSSKRTAAIVLFGIPKEFPVIWKHYEDNLIRLNPNVTFSVTIHLYNDVTKLTNLKNNEFDVDVESEDRIAEVLRNYHPTIVSTKQADVDQELEWITSEHVLPRFHQPNWTVAVVKNMFRQGFSIRSAFHAAPKDGMYLFLRSDTLLFSPIILPSNASPEDIYVPGWQGTKDKSRYIDRLEICGSESSAGVYAEAKWAPFLNFVRNISGTFESDGVPFLRNSERMLRVWLDDNSRHAPVRVKLMPRSWAQIMRIRGEGKVDEQDMRTHVNATGDWTKTTIDTLMVLKKEKMLGL, from the coding sequence ATGCTTCgcaacgaagaaaagcgTCCAAAACATGAAATGGTTCATCGCGAACTCCGTTCTAATCAACCTTTCAACAGATCTCTGTACTGCTTGTCCATGCCGTCGCTAGCTGTCTTTCTCATCATCGCCATGATCATCCAGATGAATTTCATCCGTTACATATTTCTAGGTATCCTACGGGCTGCTCCGTCCGAGTCAGAACACTTCTCTTTGCCTCTACAGGTTTCCACGCCTCCAATAACCTCTGTGTGGCCTGCAAAAGCAACGGGAAGCACCGTTATAGCATTCGATGCAAATGAGACGAAATCGACCGCCTTGCGTGTCTTTTCCTCCCATAATTCCTCCTCCAAACGAACCGCCGCTATTGTACTCTTTGGTATTCCCAAAGAGTTTCCAGTTATATGGAAGCACTACGAAGACAACTTGATAAGGCTCAATCCCAACGTAACCTTTTCCGTAACAATCCATCTCTACAACGACGTTACCAAGCTGACGAATCTGAAAAACAACGAATTTGACGTTGACGTTGAGTCGGAGGACCGTATTGCAGAAGTGCTCCGAAACTATCATCCTACGATTGTATCCACCAAGCAAGCTGATGTTGATCAAGAGCTGGAGTGGATTACATCGGAGCACGTGCTTCCCCGCTTCCACCAGCCTAACTGGACGGTTGCTGTGGTCAAAAACATGTTTCGACAAGGCTTCTCGATACGGAGTGCCTTTCATGCGGCACCAAAGGATGGTATGTATCTTTTTCTCCGATCCGACACCTTGCTGTTCTCCCCGATAATTTTGCCATCCAATGCTAGTCCCGAGGATATTTATGTTCCGGGATGGCAGGGTACCAAGGATAAATCCCGGTACATAGACCGATTGGAGATTTGTGGTTCTGAATCCTCCGCTGGCGTTTATGCGGAAGCAAAGTGGGCGCCCTTTCTGAATTTTGTGCGGAACATTTCTGGGACCTTTGAGAGCGACGGGGTGCCATTCTTGCGCAACTCGGAGCGAATGCTGAGGGTCTGGCTTGATGACAATAGTCGTCATGCGCCAGTTCGAGTCAAGTTAATGCCACGGTCGTGGGCCCAGATTATGCGCATTCGAGGTGAGGGTAAGGTGGATGAACAGGACATGCGAACCCATGTGAATGCGACTGGGGACtggacaaaaacaacaatAGACACTCTGATGGTGCtgaaaaaggagaaaatgCTAGGGTTATGA
- a CDS encoding predicted protein translates to KADFVTALAEQTGQTKKESEGTLQAVLDILQAQVSEGKKVTLPGFGSFVLKSRAARKGRNPQTGEEMQIAASKSPGFTPSKAWKDMVNGK, encoded by the coding sequence AAGGCCGATTTCGTCACGGCTCTAGCGGAACAAACCGGACAaaccaaaaaggaatcggAAGGTACTCTACAGGCCGTGCTGGATATTCTACAGGCCCAGGTCAGTGAAGGCAAAAAGGTTACCCTGCCCGGATTCGGGTCCTTCGTGCTCAAGTCACGGGCTGCTCGGAAGGGACGCAACCCACAAACCGGCGAAGAAATGCAAATTGCCGCCAGCAAATCGCCCGGCTTTACTCCCAGCAAGGCCTGGAAAGATATGGTCAACGGGAAATAA
- a CDS encoding predicted protein — protein MSNNNNDTNDEVARATAAAAKDPATETIFDKLLSGAWPSDVVYEDDWAFCFRDVNPQAPVHILCIPKVRDGLTQLVHAREDQKDLLGHLLYVAKEVARKECPEGYRIVINDGKDGAQSVYHLHLHILGGRQLQWPPG, from the coding sequence atgtccaacaacaacaacgataCGAACGACGAAGTGGCGCGGGCGACCGCAGCCGCAGCGAAAGACCCCGCCACGGAAACCATCTTTGACAAGCTCTTGTCGGGAGCCTGGCCATCCGACGTGGTGTACGAAGACGACTGGGCCTTTTGTTTCCGGGACGTGAATCCGCAAGCCCCGGTGCACATTCTATGCATTCCCAAAGTCCGGGACGGCTTGACGCAACTCGTCCACGCTCGAGAGGACCAGAAGGACCTGCTGGGGCATTTGTTGTACGTGGCCAAGGAAGTGGCCCGTAAGGAATGTCCGGAAGGCTACCGGATTGTGATCAACGACGGGAAAGATGGAGCCCAGTCGGTGTACCATTTGCATCTGCACATTCTGGGCGGACGACAACTGCAGTGGCCGCCTGGGTAG
- a CDS encoding predicted protein, with protein sequence MSQTPESSTPPTPLASPSTPRWTRHLPEAFGIRRAVEASKYRWCVREAALWGIATGTATSLHRLRMRSTTTWAINTGFGAFLVVYVGSYVFCVQRRDYRERMISLMMQLNSFEHAISMPEPTPVDEHHPFVAPAGTEPDATTIPAERQYIANLPERKEWQPPLPTRDAQDVFQPKP encoded by the coding sequence ATGTCCCAGACGCCAGAATCCAGCACCCCACCGACCCCGCTGGCATCCCCCTCGACGCCTCGTTGGACGCGTCACTTACCGGAGGCCTTTGGGATTCGGCGGGCCGTGGAGGCTTCCAAGTACCGCTGGTGCGTCCGCGAGGCGGCCTTGTGGGGCATCGCCACGGGGACGGCCACGTCCCTGCACCGTCTGCGTATGCGCTCCACCACCACGTGGGCGATCAATACGGGATTCGGGGCCTTTCTTGTCGTGTACGTCGGATCCTACGTATTTTGTGTCCAGCGGAGGGATTACCGGGAACGCATGATATCCCTCATGATGCAGTTGAACAGCTTTGAACACGCCATTAGTATGCCCGAACCCACGCCGGTGGACGAGCATCATCCCTTTGTGGCACCCGCCGGTACCGAACCGGACGCCACAACCATACCGGCGGAACGACAGTACATTGCCAATCTGCCCGAACGGAAAGAATGGCAACCGCCATTGCCCACACGCGACGCACAGGATGTCTTCCAACCCAAACCGTAA